The proteins below are encoded in one region of Halocatena salina:
- a CDS encoding TrkH family potassium uptake protein, with protein MNRDWIGSWDRLRVDWRASVGLVGTVVKYLAGAFLIPLAVALYYGEDVLTFIASLVFAIVVGVALERADPDPELGAREGFLMVALTWLVVAFVGMMPYLIAGIVGTESTLARPENALFESMSGFTTTGATVMGDISFDRHSHALLLWRQLTQWLGGMGIIVLAVAILPELSVGGAQLMDAEAPGPGIQKLTPRIAKTARVLWIAYLGFTLLEMVLLYGLHLLGLAPNMGLYNAVSHALTTLPTGGFSPEARSIEAFSAAVQWVIIPFMVVAGTNFALFWHCVTDGPKRLLNDTEFQAFTGIIAALTAIVAGQLFFGIGLQAIPVDGFSFSGKLEASVRHAAFQIVSIVTTTGYASMDFNTWSAPAKYVLLFGMFIGGSAGSTAGAIKVVRWVVVLKSLRKELFTTVHPAAVAPVRLNGNPLDERTIRGIYAFTLLYLVFFFVGVVLVIADAWRVGHYLSAFEAMSAVAATLGNVGPGFGSVGPMNSYLDFPLTSKLFMVFLMWIGRLEILPVLVLLTPAYWRT; from the coding sequence ATGAACCGAGACTGGATCGGCAGCTGGGATCGGCTCCGCGTCGATTGGCGTGCGAGCGTCGGTCTCGTCGGTACCGTCGTCAAGTATCTCGCAGGGGCGTTTCTCATTCCGCTCGCTGTCGCGCTGTACTACGGTGAGGACGTTTTGACGTTCATCGCTTCCTTGGTGTTCGCTATCGTTGTCGGGGTGGCACTCGAACGTGCCGATCCCGACCCGGAGCTGGGTGCACGTGAAGGGTTTCTGATGGTAGCGCTCACGTGGCTCGTTGTCGCGTTCGTCGGAATGATGCCGTATCTGATCGCCGGGATCGTCGGCACTGAATCGACGCTTGCACGGCCCGAAAACGCGTTGTTCGAATCGATGAGCGGCTTCACAACCACTGGCGCGACCGTGATGGGAGACATCTCGTTCGATCGTCATTCCCACGCCCTATTGCTCTGGCGACAACTCACCCAATGGCTCGGTGGGATGGGTATCATCGTGCTCGCGGTCGCCATTCTTCCGGAACTATCAGTCGGTGGTGCGCAGCTGATGGATGCAGAGGCTCCCGGACCAGGCATTCAGAAACTCACGCCCCGTATCGCTAAAACCGCACGCGTCCTCTGGATCGCGTATCTAGGATTTACCCTGCTCGAAATGGTGTTGTTGTACGGACTCCATCTCCTCGGACTCGCGCCGAACATGGGACTGTACAACGCCGTTTCCCACGCGCTTACGACACTTCCGACCGGCGGGTTTTCCCCGGAGGCGCGATCGATCGAAGCGTTCTCCGCTGCGGTGCAATGGGTGATCATTCCGTTCATGGTCGTCGCAGGAACGAATTTTGCTCTGTTCTGGCACTGCGTTACGGATGGACCGAAACGACTGCTCAACGATACCGAGTTCCAAGCCTTTACCGGCATCATAGCCGCGCTTACCGCTATCGTCGCTGGACAGCTGTTTTTCGGCATCGGACTCCAAGCCATCCCAGTCGATGGATTCTCGTTTAGCGGCAAGCTCGAAGCCTCGGTTCGACACGCGGCGTTTCAGATCGTTTCGATCGTCACGACGACCGGATACGCCAGCATGGACTTCAACACCTGGAGCGCTCCAGCCAAGTACGTGCTGTTGTTCGGGATGTTCATCGGTGGATCGGCGGGGTCAACTGCTGGCGCGATCAAGGTCGTTCGCTGGGTCGTGGTCCTCAAATCACTCCGCAAAGAGCTGTTTACGACTGTCCATCCCGCGGCGGTCGCACCCGTTCGACTGAACGGTAATCCACTCGATGAACGGACGATCCGAGGCATCTACGCGTTCACTTTGCTGTATCTCGTGTTCTTTTTCGTCGGGGTTGTTCTCGTGATCGCGGACGCGTGGCGGGTTGGTCACTATCTGAGCGCGTTCGAGGCGATGAGTGCTGTCGCCGCTACTTTGGGTAACGTCGGGCCGGGATTCGGTTCGGTTGGGCCAATGAACAGCTATCTCGACTTCCCCCTGACGTCGAAGCTGTTCATGGTGTTTCTGATGTGGATCGGACGGCTCGAAATCCTCCCCGTGCTCGTCTTACTCACACCGGCTTACTGGCGGACGTGA